In Streptomyces sp. NBC_01707, a genomic segment contains:
- a CDS encoding SsgA family sporulation/cell division regulator, with translation MVYELPVRLVVSRDLSMPLPMGLQYEAGDPYAVRAALYPLGHGGTVEWFFGRDMLAQALRGHAGHGDVRMWSGVGVGRDVLYIALSPPGGSILLEVPAQGVESFLRETQSVVPPGAESGQLDLDAELAHLLAGS, from the coding sequence GTGGTGTACGAGCTGCCCGTGCGGCTTGTCGTGTCACGTGACCTGTCAATGCCGTTGCCCATGGGGCTGCAGTACGAGGCGGGCGATCCCTACGCCGTCCGTGCCGCCCTTTACCCCCTCGGCCATGGCGGGACGGTTGAGTGGTTCTTCGGTCGTGACATGCTGGCTCAGGCCCTGCGGGGTCACGCCGGTCATGGCGACGTCCGGATGTGGTCGGGTGTGGGCGTCGGGCGCGATGTGCTGTACATCGCCCTCAGTCCGCCTGGGGGCTCAATCCTGCTCGAGGTCCCCGCGCAGGGCGTGGAATCCTTCCTGCGCGAAACGCAATCCGTCGTGCCGCCGGGGGCCGAGTCCGGCCAACTCGACCTGGATGCCGAGCTGGCACACCTGCTGGCGGGCAGCTGA